Genomic DNA from Deltaproteobacteria bacterium:
AGGTTCTGGACTCCAGGGCCACCGAGGACGGACTCCATTCGGTCCGTCACCACGGCCGTCTTCGTGTGCGGAAGCCTGGCCAAGGTCAGCGCCCCGCCGGCAAGGGTCGAGGCCTCGGAGACGGCACGTTCCCCAGCCTGTTCCTCTTCCTCCGTGATCCCCTGAGCCTTCCGGTCGGCGGCGCGAACCTGTATGATCTCTTCCTTCGTGGCCCCGATTTCGATCATGGCAGGGATATATCCCCGGTCGTTTTCGGCAACAAGATCGAATTCTCTCGTCCACCGTTCCGGGGGAAGACCGAGTAGGGAGAAAACCTGATGGAGCGACGTCGGACGGTCGGCCCCGGCCTTCTTCCCATGGTGGTCGATCTCAACGATTTGATCCGGGTCGAGACCGAGATCATTCGGAAGCTCCACCAGCACGGGGGTCCTCCCCTTCTGCAGGGTGCCGGTGATTTCCTCCCTGTAGGCGGAAGCGGAGACCTCCGCTCCCCAGGCAAGCCCCTTGTCAAAGAAAGGGACCCCCTCCCGGCAGAGCAGTTCCGCTATCATCTCCATCTCGAGGTCATGTCCACCGAGAAAAAAAGTATAAGAAGATTCAACCATCATCCATCCTTATTTCAATACTTTTTCAAAGTTGGAAGATTCGTGCTTGCCCTATTTAATGGCCTGAGAAAATCATGTCTCCTCTTGTCGTTTTCCACAAACCACTTGAAGGTCTCATCCTCCGGACCCTGCCCCTGGACGAGGGGGGTATGGACAGGCTCGGTTACCTTTGCAGGATCGCCCAGGAGTTCCAGGGCGGGTCGGATGTCTTCATTCATCTTATCCCGGAATCCCTTGCGGAAAGCATCATAGGTAATGGCACCTGCAACTTCCGCCTCTGCAACTTCTGCCTCTGCCTCTCTGCCATATCGCCCCGGCCAGTCTTCCGGAGCATCCTCCTTCCGCCAGACCTTTGCATAACGTGGCGAGGAGAAGATCTCATCCGTCGTATACCGATCTTCACGGTTTACCAGAAAGAGTCCTATCGGATCGATCCGGACCTTCCCGAGGCCGATCGGTTTCCCCGTTCCGATCTTGTGGCGGAATGCCTCCGTCGGCCGGAGTGCGTAGCAGAGAAGGCCCAGTTCCCTTTTGCTCAGGTTGTCGAAATCGACATGAAAGTAAAAGACCGCTCCAGCACGGACGGGAGTGACACTTACTTTCTGCTTGCAACGGTCTTTCTCCTCGCAGGGGGTCGGTGGCTGTGGATCCGTCTTCCAGCACTCCTTCTCTAACTGGTCTGAGCTGTGATGGAGATAGAACTTCCTTCCCTGGGGATGATGACTCCCCGGTTGCAGATCCTTCTTGGCGATGTAGGCCCCCTGCCCGTCGGACTTCTTGAAGTAGAGGGCCGGGGAGGGGGGCTTGGGGGAGTCGAGGATCTTCAGGACCACGGGATCGAGATAGGGGCTGGCCTCACGACCGATGGGGGTCTGTCCGTCCTGATCGGTTATTCCCTCGAAGAGGGCGTCGGCAAAGCGAACCCGCCCCGCAAGGGCGCGTGCGGTATCCCGCTCTTTCTCCTTCCCCTCCTCAACAAAACCGAAGAGCTGTTCGGCGAGGGTGATCTGCTTCCTTTCTCCATTGAAGGGAAGAAGTTCTTTATCGACGGCCCGAAAGAAATCCCGGCCTCGTGCGCCTTCCATCCTGTTATTTACGATCCATTCGACCCGCCCCCGCCAGATGGAAGAAAGGGAGATCTCTTCAATGGTATTCCAGCGGGGATGCGGCTTGAAGAAAACGAGGTCTCCCTCCTTGAGACGGAACTTCTTCCCGTCATTGGCTGGATCCATATTCCGTTTAGTATCCTTCGGCTCATAGGGGAGCTTCCCGTTCTCATCGGCGTCGGTCCTTGCGTCGGCCAGTTCATGGAAGCGATTCACGACATCATCGGGAATCAAGAAGGCCTCCCAAGCTTCCGGTTTCTCCGGACAAGGGATAAAGATTTCGTGTTTCTTTGTATTCGGGATGGCCCGGTCGCCCCAGCAGCCGAGGACGCGGATGATCCCGCGGGTGTAGACGCTCCGTTCGTGATCCGGAATCTCGTCCCAGGGACGGGGAACTGCATCTTCACGCGCCTTCTGTGAAACAAGAAACGAGTTTCTTGTTACATGCAACTGTGCATCGCCACACAATTCATGACTCCCGGTCCAGCTCCGCCTCTGAAGCTTCATTCCGTAATACTTCGGACTATCGGCACGGAAGGTCCGAAAAGTGAAACGTCCCGAATTTCGAATACTCAATCTATCTCCGATATAGACCTTGAGGTTCGGTTCGGGGAACATATTCTGATATTCTGCGGGAAGGGGGAACCTATCGTTATTATTCTTTTGCAAGGTAGGAAGGGTAAGAGGAACAAGAAAATATTTATCCTGACCACCTTTTTCTTTCTCAACATGGATCATCCCGATGGCGGAGAGGCTCTTTGTCATTTCCTTTCGGTAAGAATAAGGATATTCGGATCTTTCCAACACCCGCAGTGCCGAATTGCTCGCCGCCTCGGCGATACTTGAAATCAACCCTTTAAGGGTCGTGGCCGGGACGGCGGGCTTCCCTCCTCTTTCGTAGGGGGCGACGCAGGCGGGGCATTCTTGCTTACCCTTCCTCACGCGCTTTGCCCCGACAAAGATCGGGCTCTCAGACTTTAACCGGCAGACGATCCGGCCGGAATAGCTACCTTCCACATATCGGTCGTGCCTCACATGTCCGTTTTCCTGACTATCGAACTTCTCAACGCTCAGATCGGCCGGCCTGTTGTCTTTCAGGACCGGAACGAAATGGTAGGGATTATGAAACTGCGGGGCATCGTCCATCCGCCCCCGGCCTTCTCCCCGCCCCTGGGGGTGCGCCCTCTGACGTAACGGACCCGGCCCGGCTCCATAGTGTCTCGTCTGGAGACCTTGCTTCCTTTTTTTCTTTTTTTTCTTTTGCTTACCCGGTGACGATCCGCTATCTTTTTTCGACCCTCCCTGGGCCTGTACCGATTTTTCTTCCCTGGGTGCAAGGCCCCGTTTCCTGCGCATCTCTTCCTGCCATTCCCTCATATCAACCATGGACCGCCTCCTTTTGCAACTCCGCAATCTTTTGCCGGAATTGTTCTACAACCTCACTAACCTGAGGATTCTCCGCTTTCCACCAGTCCCCTGTTATCTCCGCCCGGCTGGCCCCGTACCCCTTGGTCGCGCCGAAACCGAAGGTGATGTCTCCCTCAATGAGGTCCCGGAGTGTCAGGGCAAGGAGGCCCCGCATCCAGGGCTCGGTCCGGGAACAATCGACTGTGATTTTCCCGGTCAGGCGCGGTTCCAGGACCGACAGGGCGTTGAACTTGGCGCCGTGGGCTCCGCCGCCGGTAAATCGGTCGATGGCAAGGAAATCCTGGAAGAAGCCGCTCGCTTCCTCTTCTGCCTGGACGAAATCGGTCACCTCCAGCGGAGAGCGCCAGCCGGCGGCTCCGAACAACCTGCAGGCGGGACAAAGCCGGTCCACTTCCTCGGGATAATTGAGCGACCGGCAGCAGGGATCGCTGTCGGAATGACAGGCGGCCTTATCCCCTCCGAGGGTCCGGAGGATCCGCTCGGCCTGGCTCCGGAAGGCCCCGCGGAATGAGCGTGAGGGGAGATAGGCCCGGCTGTTCCGGTCGAGGATCGGCGCGTGATCGGGATGTGTTTCATCGCTTTCCTGCTCCTTGTCCTTCTTTTCCGGGCATCTGCTCGGGTCATTCACCAGGAAGGGGGAATCGAATGTGAGTGTTACATCAAGGACGATCTTTTCGATCGAAGGCTTGGCCGGAGAGCCGGCCTTTGGCTTCAATTCGTCGATCTCATCTTCCCCAAGTTCGGCGAAGGGAAAATCTGCCTGATTCTCTTTCTTGATCCATTCCCGGACGGCCTCGCCGGTCGCACGACGGACCTTGCCCAACTTCCATGAGAGCCTCCCCCACCCGTCTCCCGTGGAGGCGCCGAGGGTGACGGGGTCGTCCGGATCGTTGAATCCCTCCAGGGCATGGAGCAGGATCCCCACCTCCTCCTCGTCAAGGCCGCTGCCGGTGATCGTAACGGTAAAGGGGACGCCGGGGGGGACAAACTCATAATGTCTCAGCTTCTTCGCGCTCGCCGTCCGGGTCACCCGGTCGATGGCGACGGAGGCGGCCGCACCGGTATGCCGCACCGCATCCCAGTAGGGAGGTGGATTCGTCAGCTTGACATCCTTGATATAGGCATAATGGAATTCGGCCTTTCCCCCTACGGCATCTTTCTTCTTCGTGTCTTCGCTTCCAAGGAGTTCATCAAGCTTACCGTTCGCCCAACGCCGCTTCAACCAGGCCCGGAGGTCTCCCTTGAGGGTCGAGCCCGGGATACAGGCACGATCCTCGTAGTCGGTAATCACCGACGAGATGTCGATTTTCTCCTTTTTGCCGTTTTCGTTCTCTTTCGTCAGTGCATCCCGTTCCGTGGTGTCGCCGTCCCCGATATGGAGGGGAGAGTCCGTCGTCAGTGTTCCCGTGATCTTCCATCGTACCGGAAAGCTCATGATGCCCCTCCTTTCTTCGCAAGGTCGATCAGTTTCCCGTCATGGACCGGCAGGTTGACGGCGATCTCGCCGTATCCGTTCTCCGGTATGTAGGGGCAGTTCGTCCAGTGGTCCCCTTTTTGGCCGTTCCGGGCGTACTTTTTTATCGCCCACGCCGGGAGGGGAAGCCCCTCTTTGAGCCATTTCTCGATCATCCGCTTCCCGTCCGCTTCCTTGCCGGTCTTCGCCTTGAGGACGAAGACGCTCCCCGCCTCGGTCAGGAGGTAGGGGTTGTAGGGTTTGCCGTCCTGAAAGCGTTTCCAGAGGTAGAATCCCCCGGCAAGGCTCTGGCGGGCATAGAAATGGGAGAGTTGCAGAGTCCTGTCGGAAAGCTCTTCCCAGATCTCTTCGTAGGCCTTCCTCAACTCGGCCTCGCCGCTTGTCTCGTCCAACTTCTCCGGATCGAAAAGAATCGCCGGTGTCTGGAGGGTGACGATCCAGAGTCCATTCTCGGCCTCGGCCTTCGAAGGGAAGTACGACGTGATCGACTCTTGCTTCTTCGGGACCTCCACATCAACGGCCACCTTGGTCTTCCCCATTCCCCGCAGACCGACGGCAAAGAGCCCGGCAAGCTGTTCGGCCACTTTGGATCGATCCGAATCACCGACCCGGGAGAGATCCACACCTCCGATCCAGCAGCAACCGTCGGGGCGAACCATCTCGTAGGCGAAGAGCTGTTCATCGGCCGCCTTGCGACGTTTTTTTTCGATGGCGGTCCGCACGCGTAATTCCGTACCAGGCGTCATCCATCCGAAATATTCATCCACATCCCCCCGCTCCTTCCAGTCCACATCAAATTTCGGGGCCACGGGAGGACCCTCGGGACAGGCTGCCTCCTCCTTCCGGGCCATATCAGCTAAATGGATTTTCTCATTCTCTTTATACTTCACCAGCGAAAGGGGCGGACGGACGGGACGCTTTGCACTCCCC
This window encodes:
- a CDS encoding TIGR03986 family CRISPR-associated RAMP protein codes for the protein MVDMREWQEEMRRKRGLAPREEKSVQAQGGSKKDSGSSPGKQKKKKKKRKQGLQTRHYGAGPGPLRQRAHPQGRGEGRGRMDDAPQFHNPYHFVPVLKDNRPADLSVEKFDSQENGHVRHDRYVEGSYSGRIVCRLKSESPIFVGAKRVRKGKQECPACVAPYERGGKPAVPATTLKGLISSIAEAASNSALRVLERSEYPYSYRKEMTKSLSAIGMIHVEKEKGGQDKYFLVPLTLPTLQKNNNDRFPLPAEYQNMFPEPNLKVYIGDRLSIRNSGRFTFRTFRADSPKYYGMKLQRRSWTGSHELCGDAQLHVTRNSFLVSQKAREDAVPRPWDEIPDHERSVYTRGIIRVLGCWGDRAIPNTKKHEIFIPCPEKPEAWEAFLIPDDVVNRFHELADARTDADENGKLPYEPKDTKRNMDPANDGKKFRLKEGDLVFFKPHPRWNTIEEISLSSIWRGRVEWIVNNRMEGARGRDFFRAVDKELLPFNGERKQITLAEQLFGFVEEGKEKERDTARALAGRVRFADALFEGITDQDGQTPIGREASPYLDPVVLKILDSPKPPSPALYFKKSDGQGAYIAKKDLQPGSHHPQGRKFYLHHSSDQLEKECWKTDPQPPTPCEEKDRCKQKVSVTPVRAGAVFYFHVDFDNLSKRELGLLCYALRPTEAFRHKIGTGKPIGLGKVRIDPIGLFLVNREDRYTTDEIFSSPRYAKVWRKEDAPEDWPGRYGREAEAEVAEAEVAGAITYDAFRKGFRDKMNEDIRPALELLGDPAKVTEPVHTPLVQGQGPEDETFKWFVENDKRRHDFLRPLNRASTNLPTLKKY